A window from Primulina huaijiensis isolate GDHJ02 chromosome 11, ASM1229523v2, whole genome shotgun sequence encodes these proteins:
- the LOC140987250 gene encoding ABC transporter C family member 2-like: MAFKPFEWYCRPVKNGVWSKAVENAFGAYTPCATDSLVICISYLVVLGLSVNRLWRLKKDYSVQRFKLRSNYYNYVLGLLAVCCIAEALFRLVTGISVFNVDNQHVLPPYEMVSLTIEAVAWCSMLVMLGLETKVYIRESRWSVRCGVIYALVGDAVMLNLVLTVKDFYDWSILCLYISGVAVKVLFGVLLFVYIPDLNPYLGYSPIRIESVDNTAYEELSEEEQICPERRANIFSKIIFGWMNPVMQLGYKRPLTEKDVWKLDTWDKTETLNNLFQRSWAVELQRPKPWLLRALNRSLGGRFWWGGFWKIGNDLSQFIGPLILNRLLQSMQQGDPAWIGYIYAFSIFVGVVFGVLCEAQYFQNVMRVGYRLRSTLVAAVFRKSLRLTHESRKKFPSGKITNLMTTDSEALQQISQSLHTLWSAPFRIIVALVLLYQQLGVASLLGSLILALLFPIQTFMISKMQKFTKEGLQRTDKRIGLMNEILAAMDTVKCYAWENSFQANVLSVRNEELSWYRKAQLLGALNSFMLNSIPVVVIIVSFGAFTLLGGDLTPARAFTSLSLFAVLRFPLFMLPNMITQVVNANVSLKRLEELLLAEEQILLPNPPIEPGLPAISIKNGYFSWEKKAERATLSNINLDIPIGSLVAVVGGTGQGKTSLVSAMLGEIPSVADASVAIRGKAAYVPQVSWIFNATVRDNILFGSSFEPARYEKAIDVTSLHHDLELLPGGDLTEIGERGVNISGGQKQRVSMARAVYSNADVYIFDDPLSALDAHVARQVFEKCIKGELRGRTRVLVTNQLHFLSQVDRILLVHDGMVKEEGTFEELSNNGFLFQKLMENAGKMEEFVEDEEADGKIESDASKPVTNGLNIEVSKDEIRTSKKKEGKSILIKQEERETGVVSWHVMMRYKNALGGAWVVMILLMCYVLTEVLRISSSIWLSYWTSQSNSNIHGPAFYNLVYSALSFGQVVVTLANSFWLIVSSLYAARRLHNAMLNSILRAPMVFFHTNPLGRIINRFAKDLGDIDRNVATFGNMFLNQVFQLVSTFFLIGIVSILSLWAILPLLVLFYVAYLYYQSTAREVKRLDSITRSPVYAQFGEALNGLSAIRAYKAYDRMADINGKSMDNNIRYTLVNMSGNRWLAIRLETVGGLMIWFTATFAVMQNGRAENQEAFASTMGLLLSYALNITSLLTGVLRLASLAENSFNAVERVGTYIELPSEGPAIVEDNRPPPGWPSAGSIRFEAVVLRYRPELPPVLHGISFTISPSDKVGIVGRTGAGKSSMLNALFRMVELERGKIYIDDCDISKFGLMDLRKILGIIPQTPVLFSGTVRFNLDPFNEHNDADLWEALERAHLKDVIRRNSMGLDAEVSEAGENFSVGQRQLLSLSRALLRRSKILVLDEATAAVDVRTDALIQKTIREEFRTCTMLIIAHRLNTIIDCDKILLLDAGLVVEFDSPEILLQNEESSFSKMVQSTGVANAEYLRSLVLKREVDGKLERDKELDGHRRWLASSRWAAATQFALAVSLTSSQNDLVQLEIKEENSILKKTRDAVITLQGVLEGKHNREIEENLEPYEVSGHRWWSSLYRIIEGLAVMSRLGRNKLHQADNFEDRTIDWDHVEM; the protein is encoded by the exons ATGGCATTCAAACCATTTGAATGGTATTGCAGGCCAGTGAAGAATGGGGTATGGTCAAAAGCAGTGGAAAATGCTTTTGGAGCTTATACCCCATGTGCCACAGATTCTTTGGTTATCTGCATCTCATACCTCGTCGTTCTGGGGTTGTCCGTAAATCGGCTATGGCGACTGAAGAAAGATTATTCTGTTCAGAGATTCAAGTTGAGGTCAAATTACTACAATTATGTGTTGGGGTTGTTGGCTGTTTGTTGCATCGCAGAAGCATTGTTCAGATTGGTAACGGGAATTTCAGTATTTAATGTGGATAATCAGCATGTTCTTCCCCCGTATGAG ATGGTTTCACTGACGATTGAGGCTGTGGCATGGTGCTCTATGCTTGTGATGCTTGGACTAGAAACAAAGGTTTACATCCGTGAATCCCGTTGGTCTGTTAGATGTGGAGTTATATATGCACTGGTGGGGGATGCTGTCATGCTGAATCTGGTCCTTACTGTGAAGGATTTTTATGATTG GTCTATTTTGTGTTTGTATATCAgtggagttgctgtcaag GTTTTATTTGGTGTGCTCTTATTTGTTTATATCCCTGATTTGAATCCTTATCTCGGATATTCTCCCATACGAATTGAATCTGTGGACAATACTGCCTATGAAGAACTTTCTGAGGAGGAGCAAATTTGTCCAGAGAGGCGCGCCAACATATTTTCTA aaattatattcGGGTGGATGAATCCAGTCATGCAGTTGGGCTATAAAAGGCCTCTCACGGAGAAGGATGTCTGGAAACTTGATACTTGGGATAAAACAGAAACACTCAATAACTT gtTCCAGAGATCTTGGGCTGTGGAGCTTCAGAGACCTAAACCTTGGCTTTTAAGAGCTTTAAATCGTAGCCTTGGGGGAAG GTTTTGGTGGGGAGGCTTCTGGAAG ATAGGGAATGATCTGTCACAATTTATTGGGCCCCTTATATTAAACCGACTCTTACAG TCGATGCAACAAGGGGATCCCGCTTGGATTGGGTACATCTATGCATTCTCAATTTTTGTCGGAGTG GTATTTGGGGTGTTATGTGAAGCTCAGTATTTTCAAAATGTTATGCGTGTCGGATATCGACTCAGATCAACTCTG GTTGCTGCAGTGTTCCGCAAATCACTAAGGCTGACACATGAGAGCCGCAAAAAGTTTCCATCGggtaaaattacaaatttgatGACGACAGATTCTGAAGCTCTTCAG CAAATAAGCCAATCCCTTCACACTTTATGGTCAGCTCCTTTCCGCATCATAGTTGCACTGGTTCTTCTTTACCAGCAGCTTGGTGTTGCTTCACTTCTTGGGTCCCTGATACTTGCTCTATTGTTCCCAATACAA ACATTTATGATAAGCAAGATGCAAAAATTCACGAAAGAAGGATTGCAACGCACAGACAAGAGAATTGGACTCATGAATGAAATTTTGGCTGCTATGGACACTGTTAA ATGCTATGCTTGGGAGAATAGTTTCCAGGCGAATGTTCTAAGTGTCCGGAACGAGGAGTTGTCATGGTACCGAAAAGCTCAGCTGCTGGGAGCT TTGAACAGTTTCATGCTAAACAGTATTCCTGTTGTGGTTATCATTGTTTCATTTGGGGCATTTACTTTGCTTGGAGGAGATCTGACACCAGCAAGGGCTTTTACAtctctttcattgtttgcagtgCTACGGTTCCCGTTGTTCATGCTTCCCAATATGATAACCCAG GTTGTGAATGCTAATGTTTCGCTAAAACGTCTTGAGGAACTTCTTCTGGCTGAAGAGCAAATTCTTCTGCCTAACCCACCCATTGAACCAGGATTACCAGCTATCTCAATCAAGAATGGATACTTTTCTTGGGAGAAAAAG GCAGAAAGGGCAACACTGTCAAATATCAACTTGGATATACCAATTGGTAGCTTAGTAGCAGTTGTCGGTGGTACAGGGCAAGGAAAGACGTCGCTTGTGTCAGCAATGCTGGGAGAGATTCCTTCAGTTGCAGATGCATCTGTCGCCATTAGAGGAAAAGCTGCTTATGTACCACAAGTTTCATGGATCTTTAATGCGACT GTACGTGACAACATACTGTTTGGTTCGTCATTTGAACCTGCAAGATATGAGAAGGCGATAGACGTGACTTCCCTGCATCATGATCTTGAACTATTGCCG GGTGGTGATCTTACTGAAATTGGTGAACGTGGGGTCAACATCAGTGGAGGGCAAAAACAGAGAGTTTCCATGGCCAGGGCTGTATACTCTAATGCTGATGTTTACATATTTGATGATCCTTTAAGCGCTCTAGATGCTCATGTTGCGCGACAG GTTTTCGAAAAATGCATTAAAGGGGAATTAAGAGGAAGAACTAGAGTTCTAGTAACAAATCAGCTTCATTTTCTATCACAAGTAGATAGAATTCTTCTGGTACATGATGGTATGGTGAAAGAGGAAGGAACTTTTGAGGAGCTCTCAAACAATGGCTTTCTATTCCAAAAACTGATGGAAAATGCAGGCAAAATGGAGGAATTTGTTGAAGATGAGGAAGCAGATGGGAAAATTGAGAGTGACGCCTCTAAACCTGTTACCAATGGTTTGAACATTGAGGTTTCTAAAGATGAAATTCGCACAAGCAAAAAGAAAGAAGGCAAATCTATCTTGATCAAGCAGGAAGAACGAGAAACCGGGGTTGTCAGCTGGCATGTTATGATGAG ATACAAAAATGCTTTGGGAGGTGCATGGGTGGTTATGATTCTGTTGATGTGCTATGTCCTAACAGAAGTCCTACGGATTTCAAGTAGCATATGGCTAAGTTATTGGACTAGCCAAAGCAATTCAAATATACATGGGCCAGCATTCTACAATTTGGTTTACTCTGCCCTTTCATTTGGTCAA GTTGTGGTGACATTAGCGAATTCGTTTTGGCTGATCGTTTCTAGCCTTTACGCTGCGAGAAGGTTGCATAACGCTATGCTCAACTCTATCCTTAGAGCTCCAATGGTTTTCTTTCACACAAATCCACTTGGACGAATTATCAACAGATTTGCCAAAGATCTAGGAGACATTGATAGAAATGTAGCTACGTTTGGTAACATGTTTCTAAATCAAGTGTTCCAGCTTGTTTCAACATTTTTTCTAATCGGAATCGTGAGCATATTGTCGCTATGGGCCATTTTGCCTCTTCTAGTCTTGTTTTATGTGGCCTATCTGTATTACCAG AGCACCGCACGTGAAGTTAAACGTTTAGATTCCATTACTAGATCTCCAGTGTATGCTCAGTTTGGAGAAGCGCTAAATGGTTTATCAGCTATTCGTGCGTACAAGGCGTATGATCGAATGGCCGATATAAATGGGAAGTCCATGGACAACAATATCAGATACACCCTTGTTAACATGAGTGGAAACCGATGGCTTGCAATTCGTTTAGAGACAGTGGGAGGCCTCATGATATGGTTTACTGCAACCTTTGCTGTCATGCAGAACGGAAGGGCTGAGAACCAAGAAGCATTTGCCTCTACAATGGGTTTACTTCTCAGTTACGCATTAAATATTACTAGCCTATTGACCGGTGTGCTAAGGCTTGCTAGTTTGGCTGAAAATAGTTTTAATGCCGTGGAACGTGTCGGGACATATATAGAGTTACCTTCAGAAGGCCCAGCTATTGTTGAGGACAATCGTCCACCTCCTGGGTGGCCGTCAGCAGGATCTATTCGATTTGAGGCTGTTGTTTTACGATACAGGCCTGAACTCCCTCCTGTTCTGCATGGAATATcattcacaatttccccaagTGACAAGGTTGGCATTGTTGGCCGGACAGGAGCTGGAAAATCAAGCATGCTTAATGCATTGTTCCGAATGGTTGAGCTGGAAAGGGGGAAAATCTACATTGATGATTGTGACATATCAAAGTTTGGATTAATGGACCTCCGAAAGATTCTTGGTATCATACCACAGACACCTGTGCTTTTCTCAG GAACTGTTAGATTTAATCTCGATCCATTCAATGAGCATAATGATGCTGACCTTTGGGAGGCTTTGGAAAGGGCTCATTTAAAAGATGTAATCAGAAGGAACTCCATGGGTCTGGACGCAGAG GTCTCAGAAGCAGGGGAGAATTTCAGTGTGGGACAACGACAATTATTAAGTCTTTCTCGGGCGCTACTTCGCAGATCAAAGATTCTTGTTCTTGATGAAGCAACTGCTGCAGTTGATGTTCGAACTGATGCTCTCATTCAAAAGACTATTCGTGAAGAATTTAGAACATGCACAATGTTAATCATTGCTCACAGATTGAATACCATCATTGATTGTGACAAGATTCTTCTGCTTGATGCTGGGCTG GTCGTGGAATTTGATAGTCCTGAAATACTTCTGCAAAATGAGGAAAGTTCGTTTTCTAAGATGGTTCAGAGTACAGGTGTTGCAAATGCCGAGTATCTACGCAGCCTAGTACTGAAAAGGGAAGTGGATGGCAAATTAGAAAGAGACAAGGAATTGGATGGGCATAGGAGATGGCTTGCCTCTTCTCGATGGGCTGCAGCTACTCAATTTGCACTTGCCGTTAGTCTCACTTCATCCCAGAATGATCTTGTGCAGTTGGAAATCAAAGAAGAGAATAGTATACTAAAGAAAACAAGGGATGCGGTCATTACTCTCCAGGGAGTCTTGGAAGGGAAACACAACAGAGAGATCGAAGAGAATCTTGAACCGTACGAAGTTTCTGGACATCGATGGTGGTCATCTCTCTACAGAATTATTGAAG GTCTTGCAGTCATGAGTAGACTTGGTCGAAACAAACTTCATCAGGCGGATAATTTTGAAGATAGAACAATTGACTGGGACCATGTCGAGATGTAA